Below is a genomic region from Vibrio mimicus.
TGTGATCATTTTGCGACACTGGTCATAATCACTGTTTTTTCGCATTTACTCTAAGGTTGCAAACTATGAAAAATTGCAAAACTTGGATTTAAATTCCTTGTTTTCGGTAATTGCTTGGAATTAAATTCTGAAATTTAACGCTTTTTGGTAATTTTGATTGTTTGCTTGGTTTTTGTTCGATTGTAAGCGAGATGATGCTTAATTGGGGATTGAGACTGGCGTGATACAAGGATTTCCCGCACAATCGCCGTCATAAATATCCTGATGAATAACATAATTAATGCGTACATCACGTTTTCCCGCAGAGCTGCTTCTTGTTTTAACCACCTTATTGGCGGCAGGGGGATGGGTGTTCTCGAAACAAGCGATTCAAGAACTTCCCCCTTTTGGTTTTATCGGCTTGCGGTTTATCGCGGCATCCCTTTGTTTACTCCCATTTTGTTTAGGTGCGCTGAAACAAGCATCGCGTCAGGCGTGTTTGCAATCCATGGGGGTCGGGTTTTTACTGGCGGCTTCTCTGTTTTGCTGGATCCATGCGATTTCCATTAGCGATACCTTAGGTGAAGGCGCGTTCATCATGAGCCTTTCCATGTTGTTTGTGCCGCTGTTGGCGTGGCCGATTTTTGGACAGCGACCGATACGCGCATTCTGGCTTTCACTGCCTGTGGCGGTGATTGGCTTGTTCTTATTGGCATGGAATGGAACGTGGCAATTTGCCGCGAATCAATTGTGGTTTTTAGCGGCTTCCTGTTGTTTGGCGATGCACTTTAACTTCAATAGTCGATTCTCTAGTCAACTTCCTCCCATGTTGCTGACCACATTGCAGTTGTTCACCGCAGGGTGTTTGGGTATCGCGTTATCTTGGTTAACCGAAAGTTGGCCTGTGACCATTAGCCTAGTGACATGGAAGTGGTTTGCATTGAGTGTTTTATTGGCCACTAGCTTGCGCTATTTAATGCAAACCATGGGACAAAAGAGTGCCAATCCGACGAATGCGGCGCTACTGATGCTGTTGGAGCCGGTGTGGACGTTAGTGTTAAGTGTGGTGATTTACCAAGAAACCATGCCATTTAACAAAATGTTGGGCTGTGGATTTCTGTTAGCCTCTTTGCTGTTGTATCGAGTCAGCTTGCTACGTTTGCGGTAAGTACGAAGCAAAGCAAAAGGCCTGATACCACACCGCCAACATGACGCTGGCGGTGTTCGCTATTCATTCAATCCAACACGGATTAAGCCAATTCAGGCAAGATCAGTTTAGCGATTTCAAAGTAGATGATAAGGCCAGTACCATCGACTAAGGTCGCGATGAATGGTGCGGAGACTACTGCTGGGTCGACATTCATACGGCGCAGAACCATAGGAATGACCGATGATACCAGCGCGCTCCATAGCACTATTGCCAGAATAGTCAGCATCACCACCAAACCGATTTCAGGGCCGACACCCAGCGTCCAAGCACGGATCCACGCCGCCATTGCCATCGCCAGCGCAACCAGTGTGCTGGTTGACAATTCTTTGCGAAGTACGGTGCCAAGATTGCGTAAACTCACTTCACCGACAGCCATGGCGCGCACTATGGTGGTGGTAATTTGCGTACCACTATTACCACCAGTACCGATGAGTAGCGGAATAAAGAAGGCGAGGGCGATCGCCGCTTCCAACTGCTCCTCAAAAGAGCGTAAAACCGTGCCTGTGTAGGCTTCCGCCACAAACAGCACCAAAAGCCAGACAATGCGCTTTTTCCACAATTGCCAAGGTGACGTTTGTAGGTAGCTCGCATCAAGTGGCATGGAGCCACCTTGCATTTCAGCATCTTCCGTGGTTTCTTTTTCTAAGATACTGACCGCTTCTTCCAGATGGAAAAAACCGACTAACTGCTGCTGATGTACGACAGGCAGCACCGATAAGTTGTGCTCAAGCAGCAGACGCGCCGCTTGCTCTTGGTCAAGATCAGCATCGAGAGTCAAACATTGTGGCTCAATAAGGTCACTCAACGCCTGATCGGAATGCGCCATCAGCAGCGCTTTAGGATTGATGGCACCGAGTAACAAACCATGTTGGTTGGTGACATACAAACGATGACGAGCTTGCGGATCTCCCCAAGATTCGTACAGAACCTCTTTGGCTTCGACCACAGTTTGTGAGTCGAGAAGCGGTAAACGTTGCGTGTGCATATGCGCTGCAACGCTCTCTTCTCCCCAACGCAGGCGTTCATGATAACGCTCCGCATTGATCGGATTCATCATGTTGAAAACGCCATGCAGCTCGTCTTCATCTAAGCTACGTAAGGCTTTTTCGACAACGCGAGGATTGGCGTAAGCCAAGCCAAGATTGAGGGCGTTGCTATCCATAACACACAATAAATGACCTGCACGGGGAGGAGATAGCAACAGGATCAGTTCAGCCAGTTGTTCCCCAGTGAGCTGTTGTAAAACAAAATGAATTTCTGGTTCGGTGAGTTTGAACAGTTTTTCCACCCACTTATCGCGACGTGAGGAGTGCGCGAGTTTGCGAGCAAATTCATTGAGTTGTTTCAGTTGTGCTGCCGCAACAACAGAGTGGTTTGTTTTCATTACATTCATCACACATACCTCATGTGACTCAGGACAGACCTGAATTGTTTGAACTTTGATGCAAGAAAACAGCAGTAATTGGACGAGCGAAAAGGAAATGGTATGAAAAAGGCTTCATCCCCGAGTCCCAGCTTCAGCACTGCACAACGTATTCGCTCACGCGAAAGCCACTTGGGTTAACACCTTAATCCGATGAAAACTGTCCTGATCTTGGGCATCTCTGGATGTCGTGAGATCAGTGGCCTATGTTTGTACAGGAGCCTCGCCTAACGAGATGCTGTAATTACACAGTATATTTCCTTTTGACTAAAAATAGCCTTGAAGGCCATGATTTCCTCATCAAAAGGATTTTAATGCTCAACAGCTTGAGCGGCGGGGATTATAGGTGTGATAGTTTTGTCAGTGCAACCCCAAATGTGGTGGAAAATGTAATAGTTACGTAAAGTTTTGGTTGGAGCTATGCATTTGCATGATATTGTTTAGTGCCGAATAAAATAATATTCATCTCACTAATTTTCTTCTGTAGGAAATTTCTCTCAAAAAGATAACTACAACAGAATATGAGAATTTATTTACGCTAAAGCTATTAATAACGTTGCCTATTTTATCTTTATTACATTATTATTTATCTATAAGTGTGATCTCTGCCATGGGTCTGTGACGATTGAAACGATATTTCTTTACATTACTGTTTAGTGTTTTTGCATTATTTGTGCATGCTGCGGATTATTTGGATCCGAATGAGCAAGCGTATCTAGAGCAAAAATCCACAGTCACCATTGCAGTATTAAAAGAAGTCTGGATGCCTTATTGGGGGGGGACAGGTCAAGAGCCGATAGGTATTGAACAT
It encodes:
- a CDS encoding DMT family transporter, translating into MRTSRFPAELLLVLTTLLAAGGWVFSKQAIQELPPFGFIGLRFIAASLCLLPFCLGALKQASRQACLQSMGVGFLLAASLFCWIHAISISDTLGEGAFIMSLSMLFVPLLAWPIFGQRPIRAFWLSLPVAVIGLFLLAWNGTWQFAANQLWFLAASCCLAMHFNFNSRFSSQLPPMLLTTLQLFTAGCLGIALSWLTESWPVTISLVTWKWFALSVLLATSLRYLMQTMGQKSANPTNAALLMLLEPVWTLVLSVVIYQETMPFNKMLGCGFLLASLLLYRVSLLRLR
- a CDS encoding magnesium transporter, which codes for MNVMKTNHSVVAAAQLKQLNEFARKLAHSSRRDKWVEKLFKLTEPEIHFVLQQLTGEQLAELILLLSPPRAGHLLCVMDSNALNLGLAYANPRVVEKALRSLDEDELHGVFNMMNPINAERYHERLRWGEESVAAHMHTQRLPLLDSQTVVEAKEVLYESWGDPQARHRLYVTNQHGLLLGAINPKALLMAHSDQALSDLIEPQCLTLDADLDQEQAARLLLEHNLSVLPVVHQQQLVGFFHLEEAVSILEKETTEDAEMQGGSMPLDASYLQTSPWQLWKKRIVWLLVLFVAEAYTGTVLRSFEEQLEAAIALAFFIPLLIGTGGNSGTQITTTIVRAMAVGEVSLRNLGTVLRKELSTSTLVALAMAMAAWIRAWTLGVGPEIGLVVMLTILAIVLWSALVSSVIPMVLRRMNVDPAVVSAPFIATLVDGTGLIIYFEIAKLILPELA